In Lycium barbarum isolate Lr01 chromosome 9, ASM1917538v2, whole genome shotgun sequence, the DNA window gttaaaatttctacttcgtatcttaagatagtcttgtctttaacttgtcacttttagtttaaaacgtcccaatgtatgaaaatataggatgtaacattcttcccccctttagaacattcgtcctcgaatgttacattagtgttgcctaagcatacttaacctttcacccttcctagtcaatcttatccttcacaacctcacagcctgtcttaccaatacatttgcatccgtcacaattcattttcctctgtattctcatcttaatcatactactactcctttttactataaactcgacataatttatccctattttttttttttaacaacaaaGGGAAAAATATATGACAGTGTGGAgcttggatctatcaatgcatatacatcttgggaggaaatcgataatatacctgtaacaacattcggcgacgcttcctgatcctgtctgctagctaaagcatataagcggtttgaaggaccgccagaactagaagcccctccacggcctctgccacggcctgctggtgtcggaataccttgtccCATAGGACGCAtggcaactgaagaagaagaaccagcaactgaccccgtaggctgagctgcaccatctgcaccacccccaaatcgacactccctcatggtatggccttgacggccgcaagagaaacaagcaccagtaatgcggCGGCATTCCCCCAGATGGCGCCTGCCACATTGAGGGCACTGTGGTATAGATGGCCTCGTCTGGCCTGAATCCttgtgcatctggaaacctgaagtcatggagctttgaccagcttctgaataccctgtgctatcaaacctcctaccagtgaatcgtggaggttcactccgtgccggctgagaaGGGTAGCTATTATGCTGttgttggggctgcccgccccgaaactcaccagaatacccagctgacctggcccgcttgggcggtctcctatcacgatctctgcccgattGATCTCTACCAGCATAATCGGCCCTgtatcggtcctccataccctgggcatgggcctgtaaccgggcgatatccatatctgtctgtgacGCCATCGCCATGCAACcgtcaatcaagtagcggtccaatcctatcacataccggtgcatacggtcagccatatccgctactatagcaggggcatatcgagccaaagaatcaaactccaggttatactcgcgaacactccggccGTTCTGCCGCAACTGTAAAAATTTAtcaacccgtgcccgccgtaactccgggggcagaaagtggcggagaaaagcagtcacaaactcatcccaagtagctggggaagccccctcacctctggacagctcccaagactcataccaattggcagcaacatctcgtaatctgtgtgaggctaactcaacggactcggtctctgaagccctgaccaaatccaaTGAGCGCCGCActccccgaatgaagtcgtgggggtcctcctcgggcttagatccgtaaaactctgggggacggcatgtcaaaaagtcacgaacccttaggctatcacgcctgtcatcatcatcatcatctctctgcccgcgtctgcgaacctgtcccgctaccaaagtagtcaacaactgtacggcctccctcaatgtcctatcctccgcccctggctgaggagctggaggcgcgggagctggagcctctggagctaatggtgatgctgctccagactcctctgatgatgaagacatagcagagtctgctggccgggacgcaatatcacgcatcatctgagcaagggtccgagtacccttctgagcccgactggtctctcctaccacgccctttttcttctgggcagccgttgcctttttcggaggcatcactgaaagaaaaacacaacaactgatcagaacagagtcatcctaatagcacagctctatcgcacgatctaagatttcaagaaaggaaacgccctaaatgtcctgtagcttcctgtttatagatgtggtgcacaacacaccgataaacaagactctactagacacagtctgtagacactccgaggaaggaccgctctgataccacttctgtcacgacccaaccccgtgggccgtgacaagtgcccgaattgggcacccgaacacaatcacaaatccgggcggcaaacagatgacttatactgacacaaatatcaaacgctgccttagattatatcaaacacatccaggtatataacagaagccgacaaggcggtgtttcaaatttataagattttcaaagaaaatttcggcagagtttcctttgtttttcggacttatccaaaataaccctgtacacagtaaattccaacaaaggccacacagggccaacagaacaacatatacatgtgcgagccgacaaggctgccattacgaatgggtacgccccaaacataagtcatagacataaaacgcatcaacaactacaaacagacccacaccgatgtccacagacctctaagagtaatgaccgtattatgtggcgggacagggccccgccatacccaaataaacacctacgaatacaacataagggagttataccacaagctagctccggaacaaaggagcagtccaaaagaGCTGAAatagtgtcctaagctggcggatctccgaaacgagcgtctgtacctgcgggcatgaacgcagccccccgaagaaagggggtcagtacggaatatgtactgagcatgtaaagcatgaaatgtagtaatagactcataaggagacaaagtatgtaggacccaatgcagcAATCAGagattcataaaacttgcctttggacatattttatctgtatcattctcatatcaatatcgttatagagttttgtaatcaaagttgcaaaatcattctgtatataacatatataacgtgtcccggccctttaatgagggactcggtaattaaaatcatagcatcataaacataaacatagacgtgtcccggccctttaataagggactcggtaatagggaatatgccctcctggccaccatctccatatcatcatgtcatcatatcatcatatacatagatatataacgtgtcccggccctctagtgagggactcggtgattaatatagtaaatatgcgcacgagaacgtgtcctggcccgggactcagtgaaggatatagcggtaagcacgagcagaataaatagcaaccacatatatgcaattcatctttttgagACTCagtggataagcaactaaccagctctaaagtgtaaaaataatattcatattcagttcatctTAAGTCTcatacaaactattacaagaaacgtttcagatttcatgtacgtatatcgcttcaacatggtatagcttttgaaagtcaagtatgtctctagttgtgtaattctttaagtataggaactttcatgcattattcattagtcaatcatattgtaggcacatgacaataaccttaatgaaatatagaatcataagtcatacatgaaactagagaatagaatctaccccaaggttcatatcgtttcacacttacgtctaggacatgccaaaagaagaaggaataggctttacataccttttgcgtttagttgtattctaac includes these proteins:
- the LOC132610003 gene encoding uncharacterized protein LOC132610003 isoform X1; amino-acid sequence: MPPKKATAAQKKKGVVGETSRAQKGTRTLAQMMRDIASRPADSAMSSSSEESGAASPLAPEAPAPAPPAPQPGAEDRTLREAVQLLTTLVAGQVRRRGQRDDDDDDRRDSLRVRDFLTCRPPEFYGSKPEEDPHDFIRGVRRSLDLVRASETESVELASHRLRDVAANWYESWELSRGEGASPATWDEFVTAFLRHFLPPELRRARVDKFLQLRQNGRSVREYNLEFDSLARYAPAIVADMADRMHRYVIGLDRYLIDGCMAMASQTDMDIARLQAHAQGMEDRYRADYAGRDQSGRDRDRRPPKRARSAGYSGEFRGGQPQQQHNSYPSQPARSEPPRFTGRRFDSTGYSEAGQSSMTSGFQMHKDSGQTRPSIPQCPQCGRRHLGECRRITGACFSCGRQGHTMRECRFGGGADGAAQPTGSVAGSSSSVAMRPMGQGIPTPAGRGRGRGGASSSGGPSNRLYALASRQDQEASPNVVTGTDARFGDPPA
- the LOC132610003 gene encoding uncharacterized protein LOC132610003 isoform X2, with the translated sequence MPPKKATAAQKKKGVVGETSRAQKGTRTLAQMMRDIASRPADSAMSSSSEESGAASPLAPEAPAPAPPAPQPGAEDRTLREAVQLLTTLVAGQVRRRGQRDDDDDDRRDSLRVRDFLTCRPPEFYGSKPEEDPHDFIRGVRRSLDLVRASETESVELASHRLRDVAANWYESWELSRGEGASPATWDEFVTAFLRHFLPPELRRARVDKFLQLRQNGRSVREYNLEFDSLARYAPAIVADMADRMHRYVIGLDRYLIDGCMAMASQTDMDIARLQAHAQGMEDRYRADYAGRDQSGRDRDRRPPKRARSAGYSGEFRGGQPQQQHNSYPSQPARSEPPRFTGRRFDSTGYSEAGQSSMTSGFQMHKDSGQTRPSIPQCPQCGRRHLGECRRITGACFSCGRQGHTMRECRFGGGADGAAQPTGSVAGSSSSVAMRPMGQGIPTPAGRGRGRGGASSSGGPSNRLYALASRQDQEASPNVVTG